CGAGGAGGATATCCCGCCTGAAGTGCCGATAGTCCTCTCGGGAGATGCCGAGGAGGCGGGCCGCCCGCCTCAGGGTCAGCCCGCCCGGATGCCGCCCCAGCAGCGCGAGGAAGGCGCGGGTCCAGTCACGCAAGAGGGAGGCTTACTTCTTCTTGTGACGATTCATGCGCATCCGCTTCTTGCGCTTGTGCGTGGCGATCTTCTTGCGCTTGCGCTTCCTGCCGTTGGGCATACCTGGCTACCTCGTTGAAACAGAGCGGGCCCTTTCGGGAGGGACATCCCGCTCGCGCTGAAGGGTCGATATCGGTGCGGATGGGAAGGGGCCCGCAGCCTAAGCGGTCCCCTCGCTGCCCGGTTCTTCGCCGTTGACGAGGCTCTTCAACTCGTTGGAGGCCTTGAAGAAGGGCACGAGCTTGGCGGGCACGGCGACCGAGGTCCCGGTGCGGGGATTGCGGGCGCGCCGGCTGCGGCGCTGCTTCACACGGAAGCTGCCGAAGCCTCGCAATTCCACCTTGTCTCCCCGCGAAAGCGCCAAGCTGATGTTGTCGAGGACCAGGTTGACCACGATCCCGGTGTCTTTCTTACTCAGATTGACGCGAGCGGAGATCTCCTCCACGAGGTCGGCCTTGGTCATGCTCCCCCTTCTCGAGGCACCTGCCCCGCAGCGCTCCCGCTGCGGCGGCGAGTCCCTGCATCCAGAAGACGGAACGCAAGGTATCAAGCCGACTTGCGTTTGTCAAACCCAAAGGGGAAGCCCCGGCGACGGGCCAGCACCGGAAATGAAAAACCCCGCCCGAGCCGTAGGACCAAACACGGAGAAGCGCAGCACACGAGAAGTGAGA
The nucleotide sequence above comes from bacterium. Encoded proteins:
- a CDS encoding integration host factor subunit beta, which codes for MTKADLVEEISARVNLSKKDTGIVVNLVLDNISLALSRGDKVELRGFGSFRVKQRRSRRARNPRTGTSVAVPAKLVPFFKASNELKSLVNGEEPGSEGTA